CATGAGAGGAATTATGGCTGCCCGTACCAAACCTTTGAAAGTTGTTCCACCGGTTGCAACTGATAAACTTACAGAGATTTCTTCATACAGTTTACCTGATGCAAAATCAGCTGTTAAGTTAGTTTCTCCTGACAATATGGAGGAATTGGTTCGTTTGTTACATGAAGAAGCAAAAGCTATCTAAACCAACTAAAATTTAAAAGAAATGTCAGTACTTGTATTTACAGAAGCCTCCAATGGCAAGATAAAAAAGTCTTCGTTAGAAGCAGTTACTTATGGAAGTAAGATAGCCGGTTTGTTGGGAACCCAAGCTGTTGCCGTTAACTTTAACGCATCAGGAGCCGATTTGTCTGAACTAGGTAAGTATGGTGCAGCAAAAGTTATTCTTGGTAAGAATGCTGCATTATCAAATTTCGATTCTCAAGTTTATGCAGCTGCTTTGGTTGAAGTTGCCGGTTCGGTTGGTGCTACCGTTATTATTACAGTAAATGATAGTACGGGAAAAGCAGTTGCGCCAAGGGTTTCAGCACGATTAAAGGCAGGTTTGGTTGCCGGTGCAACTACTTTACCTGAAACATCCGGTGGTTTTAAAGTAACCAAGAATGTTTTTTCAGGAAAGGCTAAAGCACAGTATAATATTGTATCAGCTATCAAGGTTCTTTCCTTGATGCCTAATTCTGTTCAGCCTGTTGCCTCCGGTAGTTCAGTTGCTGTTGAGGAATTAAACCTGAACATTGGAGTTTCGGCTAAAACAACCATCAAAGAAGTTAAACGTGCTGCAACCGACAAAGTGGCTCTTCCAGAAGCAGAGTTGGTAGTATCAGCAGGTCGCGGATTAAAAGGTCCGGAGAACTGGGGAATGGTTGAAGATATGGCCAATATTCTTGGAGCTGCAACTGCATGTTCTCGTCCGGTTGCAGATATTGGATGGAGACCACACCACGAACACGTTGGACAAACCGGTCTTG
This Bacteroidia bacterium DNA region includes the following protein-coding sequences:
- a CDS encoding electron transfer flavoprotein subunit alpha/FixB family protein — translated: MSVLVFTEASNGKIKKSSLEAVTYGSKIAGLLGTQAVAVNFNASGADLSELGKYGAAKVILGKNAALSNFDSQVYAAALVEVAGSVGATVIITVNDSTGKAVAPRVSARLKAGLVAGATTLPETSGGFKVTKNVFSGKAKAQYNIVSAIKVLSLMPNSVQPVASGSSVAVEELNLNIGVSAKTTIKEVKRAATDKVALPEAELVVSAGRGLKGPENWGMVEDMANILGAATACSRPVADIGWRPHHEHVGQTGLAVRPNLYIAIGISGAIQHLAGVNQSKTIVVINKDPEAPFFKAADYGVVGDAFEVVPRLNEAFKKFKAGN